In Pedosphaera parvula Ellin514, the following proteins share a genomic window:
- a CDS encoding helix-turn-helix domain-containing protein: MPPNKSLASPASHFQHFRERAGLSHAEVAQHVGVSSSCIWDIESRHDELASAYLLREPILRASNQ, encoded by the coding sequence ATGCCTCCTAACAAGTCCCTGGCCTCACCAGCGTCGCACTTCCAGCACTTTCGAGAACGTGCTGGGCTTTCGCATGCTGAGGTTGCACAGCATGTGGGTGTTTCTTCTTCATGCATTTGGGACATTGAAAGCCGCCACGACGAGCTTGCGTCTGCTTATTTGCTCCGCGAGCCAATTCTTCGCGCCAGCAATCAATAA